One region of Chlamydia psittaci 6BC genomic DNA includes:
- the zwf gene encoding glucose-6-phosphate dehydrogenase, translating to MEMTSNENQDGGRTLPPCPPCVMVIFGATGDLTARKLFPALYHLIKEGRLSKNFVCVGFARRKKSHEEFREEMKQAIQNFSRAQELDIRIWEEFESRIFYHESNFSSAEGYASLKERLEEIDKQYGTQGNRLFYLSTPPDYFPEIIENINKYKLFYHDQGEGKPWSRVIIEKPFGVDLQSAKELQRYIDDNLDEDSVYRIDHYLGKETVQNILTIRFANTLFESCWNSQYIDHVQISVSESIGIGTRGNFFEKSGMLRDMVQNHMMQLLCLLTMEPPSVFNSEEIKKEKINILKKIRPFSKDDVIRGQYGTGEVQGVSVLGYREEENVNPASMVETYVALKMFIDNPRWLGVPFYLRAGKRLAKRSTDISIIFKKSYATLFEPESCRICPIENDLLIIRIQPDEGVALQFNCKVPGMNNVVRPVKMDFRYDTYFKTTAPEAYERLLCDCILGDRILFTSSDEVMASWELFTPILKQWEQDSSDVLFPNYVAGSAGPKEADKLLQADGKSWRPL from the coding sequence ATGGAAATGACAAGTAATGAAAATCAAGATGGTGGGAGAACTTTACCCCCGTGCCCCCCTTGTGTGATGGTAATTTTCGGTGCTACCGGCGATCTTACAGCACGCAAGTTATTTCCAGCATTATACCATCTGATCAAAGAAGGCAGGCTATCTAAAAACTTTGTCTGTGTAGGCTTTGCAAGAAGAAAAAAGAGTCACGAAGAATTTCGTGAAGAAATGAAACAGGCTATACAGAATTTTTCACGCGCTCAAGAACTCGATATCCGTATCTGGGAGGAATTCGAATCACGCATATTTTATCACGAATCGAACTTTTCTTCTGCGGAAGGCTATGCTTCGTTGAAGGAAAGACTTGAGGAGATTGATAAGCAATATGGAACTCAAGGGAACCGGCTATTTTATTTATCTACACCCCCAGATTATTTCCCCGAAATTATTGAAAATATTAATAAGTACAAACTGTTCTATCATGATCAAGGAGAAGGCAAACCTTGGTCACGCGTGATTATAGAAAAACCTTTTGGCGTAGATTTGCAAAGTGCCAAGGAGTTGCAAAGATACATAGACGATAATTTAGATGAAGACTCTGTCTATCGCATTGACCATTATTTAGGAAAAGAAACCGTACAAAATATCCTCACGATACGTTTTGCCAATACCCTATTTGAGTCTTGTTGGAATTCTCAATATATTGATCACGTACAAATTAGCGTTAGCGAATCCATAGGCATAGGTACTCGAGGAAATTTCTTTGAGAAATCCGGAATGCTTCGCGATATGGTGCAAAACCATATGATGCAGCTTTTATGTTTACTTACTATGGAACCCCCTTCCGTATTCAATTCTGAAGAGATAAAAAAAGAAAAAATCAACATCCTTAAGAAAATACGTCCATTTTCTAAAGATGATGTCATCCGTGGTCAGTACGGCACGGGAGAAGTCCAAGGAGTGTCTGTTCTTGGCTACCGCGAAGAGGAAAATGTCAACCCAGCTTCTATGGTAGAAACTTATGTAGCTTTGAAGATGTTCATAGATAACCCTCGTTGGTTAGGAGTGCCTTTCTATCTACGCGCAGGAAAACGTCTGGCTAAACGCTCTACAGATATTTCTATTATTTTTAAAAAGTCCTATGCGACTTTATTTGAACCCGAATCTTGTCGTATTTGTCCTATAGAAAATGATCTCCTCATTATTCGTATACAACCAGATGAAGGCGTAGCTTTGCAATTTAACTGTAAAGTCCCTGGGATGAATAATGTCGTGCGTCCTGTGAAAATGGATTTTCGCTACGATACCTATTTTAAAACAACAGCCCCCGAAGCTTACGAAAGATTACTTTGTGATTGCATTTTAGGTGATAGGATTCTCTTTACATCTAGTGATGAAGTCATGGCTTCTTGGGAGCTTTTTACACCAATTCTAAAGCAGTGGGAACAAGATTCTTCAGATGTGCTCTTCCCTAATTATGTTGCCGGATCTGCGGGACCTAAAGAGGCGGATAAATTACTACAAGCCGATGGCAAAAGTTGGCGTCCTTTGTAA
- a CDS encoding peptide ABC transporter substrate-binding protein yields the protein MRKISMGICFGFLISSSLMLHGCQHFRKSQDHLSINMKDDPRSLDPREVRLLSDINLIKHIYEGLVQENTRTGNLEPALAESYSLSDDGKTYTFYLKKAYWSNGDPLTSEDFIASWKQVVRQEVSSVYNFAFDPIKNVKQIQQGVLSEEHVGFYTKDEKTLVIELESPTSHFLKLLALPIFFPVHKEQRELHQTLPIASSAFYPKKIKQKQWLRLKKNPYYYNQEQVKTQEITVHFVPDPNTAALLFNQGKLDWQGPPWGERIPTETLSRLQSTGNLHSFDVAGTSWLTFNINKFPLNHTKLRKALSLALDKESLVSTIFLDRAKPAQHLLPNNLHTYPNLDLPTREQRKQLAKKLFKEALEELNISAKDLESHSLVFPAGSSASALMVQLIREQWKDTLGFSISIAGKEFALLQTELASGHFSLATGGWFADFSDPMAFLTIFAHPSGVPPYVVNHKDYITLLATIQEERDLNKRRELISQASLYLETFHIIEPIYHDAFHFASNKKLSNFHFSPTGVVDFRYVKAS from the coding sequence ATGCGCAAGATATCAATGGGAATCTGCTTCGGTTTCCTTATCTCCTCTTCCCTAATGCTGCATGGATGTCAACATTTTCGCAAATCTCAAGACCACCTTTCTATCAACATGAAAGACGACCCGCGCTCTTTAGATCCTCGCGAAGTTCGTCTACTGTCTGATATTAATTTAATTAAGCATATTTATGAGGGGTTGGTTCAGGAAAATACACGCACAGGAAATCTAGAACCCGCACTTGCTGAGAGCTACTCTCTTTCTGATGATGGCAAGACCTATACTTTTTATTTAAAGAAGGCATATTGGAGTAATGGAGATCCTTTAACATCAGAAGATTTTATTGCTTCTTGGAAACAAGTGGTCAGACAAGAAGTTTCTAGTGTGTATAATTTTGCTTTTGATCCTATTAAGAATGTTAAGCAAATACAGCAAGGCGTGCTCTCTGAAGAGCATGTAGGGTTTTATACAAAGGATGAGAAAACTTTAGTCATTGAGTTAGAATCTCCAACCTCACATTTTCTGAAGCTTCTCGCATTACCTATTTTCTTTCCGGTGCATAAGGAGCAACGCGAGTTACACCAAACCTTGCCAATTGCGAGTAGTGCTTTTTATCCTAAAAAGATCAAACAAAAACAATGGCTACGTCTTAAAAAAAATCCTTACTACTACAACCAGGAACAAGTAAAAACTCAAGAAATTACCGTACATTTTGTCCCTGACCCCAATACCGCTGCCCTATTGTTTAATCAAGGCAAATTAGATTGGCAAGGTCCTCCTTGGGGAGAACGTATCCCTACAGAAACTCTTTCTCGCCTACAGTCTACAGGGAACCTACATTCCTTCGATGTTGCAGGGACGTCCTGGCTAACCTTTAATATCAATAAATTCCCCCTGAATCACACAAAGCTAAGGAAAGCCCTGTCTTTAGCGTTAGATAAGGAATCCTTAGTCTCCACAATCTTTTTAGATAGAGCAAAGCCTGCACAACATTTGCTCCCAAATAACTTACATACCTACCCAAATTTAGATCTTCCTACGAGAGAACAGCGTAAGCAGCTTGCTAAGAAACTTTTTAAAGAGGCCTTAGAAGAGCTCAATATCTCAGCAAAAGATTTAGAAAGTCATTCCCTGGTCTTTCCTGCCGGCTCTTCGGCCAGCGCGTTAATGGTACAATTAATTCGAGAACAGTGGAAAGATACCCTAGGGTTTTCTATCTCCATAGCAGGAAAAGAATTTGCACTTTTACAAACAGAACTAGCATCGGGGCATTTCTCTTTGGCAACTGGAGGCTGGTTTGCCGATTTTTCTGATCCTATGGCATTTCTCACCATTTTTGCTCATCCTTCAGGAGTTCCTCCTTATGTAGTGAACCATAAGGATTACATAACTCTTCTCGCTACGATTCAAGAAGAAAGAGATCTTAATAAGCGTCGTGAGTTGATTTCACAAGCATCGCTATATCTAGAAACTTTTCATATCATTGAACCCATCTACCACGATGCGTTTCATTTTGCATCAAACAAAAAGTTATCCAATTTCCACTTTTCCCCTACCGGAGTCGTAGATTTTCGCTACGTTAAAGCCTCTTAA
- the tsaD gene encoding tRNA (adenosine(37)-N6)-threonylcarbamoyltransferase complex transferase subunit TsaD encodes MLTLGLESSCDETACALVDANAKIVANVVSSQQDHVSYGGIVPELASRAHLQVFPSVVQSALKESGVSLEDIDLFAVTHTPGLIGSLAIGVNFAKGLAVGCQKPIIGVNHVEAHLYAAYMEASSVEFPALGLVVSGAHTAIFLMEDPLTYKLIGKSRDDAIGETFDKVARFLGLPYPGGALIEQLAVHGCESSYPFSPSKVPGYDLSFSGLKTAVLYAIKGNNSNHRTPLPGLSESQKNNISASFQKAAFTSIAQKLPNIVKKFSCRSILVGGGVANNKYFQSLLKNTLDLPLYFPSSKLCTDNAAMIAGLGRELFLSEKITSGITPCARYQWESASVSLSPLP; translated from the coding sequence ATGCTTACTCTCGGGTTGGAAAGCTCTTGTGATGAGACCGCGTGTGCTTTAGTAGATGCTAATGCGAAAATTGTAGCCAATGTCGTCTCTTCCCAACAGGATCACGTTTCTTATGGTGGCATAGTTCCTGAACTAGCTTCTCGAGCCCATCTTCAAGTTTTCCCCTCTGTGGTGCAATCTGCTTTAAAAGAGTCAGGCGTCTCTTTAGAAGATATTGATTTGTTTGCAGTCACACATACACCAGGACTTATAGGTTCTCTAGCTATAGGCGTGAATTTTGCTAAAGGTCTGGCTGTGGGATGTCAAAAACCTATCATTGGAGTAAATCATGTTGAGGCGCATCTTTACGCCGCCTACATGGAAGCAAGCTCTGTGGAATTCCCTGCATTAGGTCTAGTCGTTTCTGGAGCTCATACCGCCATATTTTTGATGGAAGACCCTTTAACTTATAAGTTAATCGGAAAAAGCCGAGATGATGCTATAGGAGAAACTTTCGATAAAGTCGCGCGCTTTTTGGGTTTGCCCTATCCCGGAGGAGCTTTAATAGAACAACTCGCAGTTCACGGCTGTGAATCCTCCTATCCTTTTTCTCCTTCCAAAGTTCCCGGTTATGATTTGTCTTTTAGTGGATTAAAGACAGCTGTTCTTTATGCAATTAAGGGAAATAACAGTAATCATCGTACCCCACTGCCAGGGCTTTCTGAAAGTCAAAAGAACAATATTTCAGCGTCTTTTCAAAAAGCCGCATTCACTAGTATTGCGCAAAAACTTCCTAATATTGTAAAAAAATTTTCGTGCAGATCTATACTCGTTGGAGGGGGAGTAGCAAACAATAAGTATTTCCAAAGCTTATTAAAAAATACTCTAGATTTGCCTTTATACTTTCCTTCTTCTAAGTTATGTACAGATAATGCTGCGATGATAGCAGGATTAGGAAGAGAGCTATTTCTCTCAGAAAAAATCACTTCAGGAATTACTCCATGCGCAAGATATCAATGGGAATCTGCTTCGGTTTCCTTATCTCCTCTTCCCTAA
- the argR gene encoding arginine repressor, with amino-acid sequence MKKNMAVDEALKEILSREGASTQEEICQKLSSLGIAMTQSSVSRWLRKVHAIKIPGEKGARYSLPPSVGESNIKRLVFSVRHNSSLIVIRTAPGSASWIASLIDNRFTESILGTLAGDDTIFITPISESTISLIAKDIENFLLVFSD; translated from the coding sequence ATGAAAAAGAATATGGCAGTTGACGAAGCTTTAAAAGAAATTTTAAGCCGAGAAGGAGCTTCTACTCAGGAAGAAATTTGTCAAAAACTATCTTCATTGGGGATTGCCATGACACAATCCTCCGTTTCCCGTTGGCTAAGGAAAGTTCATGCAATAAAAATCCCTGGGGAAAAAGGAGCACGTTACTCTCTTCCACCGTCTGTAGGTGAGTCAAATATCAAACGCCTAGTCTTTTCTGTTCGTCATAATTCCTCTTTAATTGTTATCCGCACAGCACCTGGTTCTGCTTCGTGGATAGCCAGCTTAATTGACAATAGGTTTACAGAAAGTATTTTAGGAACTTTAGCTGGGGATGACACAATTTTTATCACGCCGATTTCAGAGTCAACAATTTCCTTAATAGCCAAAGATATAGAAAACTTCTTGCTAGTTTTTTCTGATTAA
- a CDS encoding amino acid ABC transporter permease, which produces MEHWVATARVLLRGCGYTLFVSGISILCGSFLGLIIGTMTSRYFPCRITRWLGNLYVTVIRGTPLFIQILIFYFGLPSIIRLDPTPLMAGLIALSINSSAYLAENIRGGINALSVGQWESAKVLGYKKSQIFFYIIYPQVFKNILPSLTNEFVALIKESSILMVVGVPELTKVSKDIVSRELNPMEMYSICAALYLLMTSLFSYVARLLEKREGV; this is translated from the coding sequence ATGGAACATTGGGTTGCTACAGCAAGAGTACTGCTACGTGGTTGTGGTTATACGTTATTTGTTAGCGGAATTTCCATACTCTGTGGCTCCTTTCTAGGTTTAATTATCGGAACAATGACATCGCGTTATTTTCCTTGCCGCATTACGCGATGGCTAGGAAATCTCTATGTCACTGTGATCCGTGGCACGCCTCTGTTTATTCAAATTCTCATATTTTACTTCGGTTTACCATCGATAATTAGGTTGGACCCTACCCCCTTAATGGCGGGATTAATTGCTTTGAGCATCAATTCTTCTGCCTATCTTGCTGAAAACATTCGTGGTGGGATTAATGCCTTATCAGTAGGCCAATGGGAATCCGCGAAGGTTTTGGGCTACAAAAAGTCGCAGATTTTCTTTTATATCATCTACCCACAGGTTTTTAAAAATATCTTACCTTCTTTAACAAATGAATTTGTTGCATTAATTAAAGAAAGTAGCATTTTGATGGTTGTAGGAGTTCCTGAACTTACTAAAGTAAGTAAGGACATTGTTTCTCGCGAACTCAATCCCATGGAAATGTATAGTATCTGCGCAGCCTTATATTTGCTTATGACGTCATTGTTTTCTTATGTAGCTAGGTTGCTTGAGAAGAGGGAGGGCGTATGA
- a CDS encoding amino acid ABC transporter ATP-binding protein, with protein sequence MTVKVRNLAYSINNKHILSKVSFSLEEGHITLFVGKSGSGKTTMLRALVGLVEPTSGDISIEGESPALVFQQPELFPHMTVLNNCMHPQIIVKHRSKEEAKDKTFNLLKFLDIEDIANSYPHQLSGGQKQRVAIVRSLCMDKRILLFDEPTSALDPFSTSAFKRLLESLRDQNLTLGVSTHDMHFVQGCLDRVYLVDQGEIISTYDKRYGDLDDEHPLNLYLNSGK encoded by the coding sequence ATGACTGTTAAGGTTAGAAATCTTGCATATTCCATAAACAACAAGCATATTTTATCGAAAGTTTCCTTCTCTTTAGAAGAGGGCCATATTACTCTTTTTGTTGGTAAGAGTGGTTCAGGGAAAACAACCATGTTACGCGCACTTGTAGGGTTAGTAGAACCTACAAGTGGGGATATTTCCATTGAAGGGGAATCCCCGGCATTGGTTTTTCAACAACCAGAGCTTTTTCCTCATATGACAGTGTTAAATAACTGCATGCATCCACAAATCATCGTTAAGCATAGAAGTAAGGAAGAGGCTAAAGATAAAACCTTTAATCTTTTAAAATTCTTGGATATCGAAGATATCGCGAATAGTTATCCTCACCAACTCTCTGGAGGGCAAAAGCAACGTGTGGCTATAGTTCGCTCTCTATGCATGGATAAGCGTATCCTTCTTTTTGATGAGCCTACATCTGCATTGGATCCTTTTTCTACCTCTGCGTTTAAACGTCTTTTGGAATCTTTGAGAGACCAAAATCTGACCTTAGGTGTCTCCACCCACGACATGCATTTTGTTCAAGGATGCTTAGACCGGGTATACCTTGTAGATCAGGGAGAAATTATAAGCACCTATGACAAGCGTTATGGTGATTTAGACGATGAGCATCCTTTAAATCTCTACTTGAATTCTGGAAAATAG